In Thermofilum pendens Hrk 5, the sequence TACAAAGCGCTAGACTCTTGAGCCGCCGCGAATCCTCCCAGCTACGGCACCTACAAGTCTCCCGAGAACGCATCGATGCGTTCGCACAACCTCCTGCAACCCGCCTCGTAGTACAGCTCGTCCAGCGTCCGGCTCAGCAAGGACTCGTAGAGCCCCGGAACCCTTTCCAGCACCACCACCCCCTTTGTCAGCACGCTGTACCTAAACCGGGGCGGTATCTCGTCGAGAGGAACCACGTCGACCGGCACGCCGAGCGCGAGCTCCAGCCTCGCCGAGAGCGCCGC encodes:
- a CDS encoding nucleotidyltransferase family protein, whose product is MAFDEYRYYSGGKEEVLAKLREVLGSEEEVLLAVVFGSFVSLDSYRDVDLAVYTKRGDLGYLAALSARLELALGVPVDVVPLDEIPPRFRYSVLTKGVVVLERVPGLYESLLSRTLDELYYEAGCRRLCERIDAFSGDL